Proteins encoded by one window of Cystobacter ferrugineus:
- the dnaK gene encoding molecular chaperone DnaK, with translation MGKVIGIDLGTTNSCVAVMEGGEPVVIPNSEGSRTTPSMVGFTESGERLVGQIAKRQAITNPENTVFAVKRLIGRKFDSPEAKKAISVSPFRVVPSPNGDAWVESRGKSYSPPEISAIVLMKMKQTAEDYLGEPVTEAVITVPAYFNDSQRQATKDAGRIAGLNVLRIINEPTAAALAYGLDKVRETNAERIAVYDLGGGTFDISILELNSGVFEVKSTNGDTFLGGEDFDQRLIDFLAKRFAEQNNGLDLRKDRMALQRLKEAAERAKHELSSATETEVNLPFITADATGPKHLTETIERTTFESLVADLVERSIEPCRIALKDAGIPAQQIHQVLLVGGMTRMPAVQQKVKEFFGKEPHKGINPDEVVAVGAAIQGGVLKGEVKDVLLLDVTPLSLGVETAGGVFTKIIDKNTTIPCKKGQVFSTAVDNQPLVSVHVLQGEREMAVDNKTLARFELVGIPPAPRGVPQIEVSFDIDVNGIVHVSAKDLGTGKVQQVRVVGNSGLTESEIQSMISDAQANQSNDKLKKELAELRNNADSLIYTTEKSLEEYGNVLQEKDRTEIKADVDHLKETLKGSDAEAVREAYQKLETSAYRIADALYADQSKASS, from the coding sequence ATGGGCAAGGTCATTGGAATCGATCTGGGGACGACGAACTCGTGCGTGGCCGTGATGGAAGGCGGCGAGCCGGTGGTCATCCCCAACAGCGAGGGCAGCCGCACCACCCCGTCGATGGTGGGTTTCACCGAGTCGGGTGAGCGGCTGGTGGGGCAGATCGCCAAGCGGCAGGCCATCACCAATCCGGAGAACACCGTCTTCGCCGTCAAGCGGCTCATCGGCCGCAAGTTCGACTCGCCCGAGGCCAAGAAGGCCATCAGCGTGAGTCCCTTCCGCGTGGTGCCCAGCCCCAACGGGGACGCGTGGGTGGAGAGCCGCGGCAAGAGCTACAGCCCGCCGGAGATCAGCGCCATCGTGCTGATGAAGATGAAGCAGACGGCGGAGGACTATCTCGGCGAGCCCGTCACCGAGGCGGTCATCACCGTGCCCGCCTACTTCAATGACAGCCAGCGCCAGGCGACCAAGGACGCGGGCCGCATCGCCGGCCTCAACGTGCTGCGCATCATCAACGAGCCCACGGCCGCGGCGCTCGCCTATGGTCTGGACAAGGTGCGCGAGACGAACGCCGAGCGCATCGCGGTGTACGACCTGGGCGGCGGCACGTTCGATATCTCCATCCTGGAGCTCAACTCGGGCGTCTTCGAGGTCAAGAGCACCAACGGCGACACGTTCCTGGGCGGTGAGGACTTCGACCAGCGCCTCATCGACTTCCTGGCCAAACGCTTCGCCGAGCAGAACAACGGCCTGGACCTGCGCAAGGACCGCATGGCGCTGCAGCGCCTGAAGGAAGCGGCCGAGCGCGCCAAGCACGAGCTGTCCAGCGCGACGGAGACCGAGGTCAACCTCCCCTTCATCACCGCGGACGCCACCGGCCCCAAGCACCTCACCGAGACGATCGAGCGCACCACCTTCGAGTCCCTGGTGGCCGACCTGGTGGAGCGCTCCATCGAGCCGTGCCGCATCGCGCTCAAGGACGCGGGCATTCCGGCACAGCAGATCCACCAGGTGTTGCTGGTGGGCGGCATGACGCGCATGCCGGCGGTGCAGCAGAAGGTGAAGGAGTTCTTCGGCAAGGAGCCGCACAAGGGCATCAACCCGGACGAGGTCGTCGCCGTGGGCGCGGCCATCCAGGGCGGCGTGCTCAAGGGCGAGGTGAAGGACGTCCTCCTCTTGGACGTGACGCCGCTGTCCCTGGGCGTGGAGACGGCGGGCGGTGTCTTCACGAAGATCATCGACAAGAACACCACCATCCCGTGCAAGAAGGGCCAGGTGTTCTCCACCGCGGTGGACAACCAGCCGCTGGTGAGCGTGCACGTGTTGCAGGGCGAGCGCGAGATGGCGGTGGACAACAAGACGCTGGCGCGCTTCGAGCTGGTGGGCATCCCTCCGGCGCCCCGTGGCGTGCCGCAGATCGAGGTCTCCTTCGACATCGACGTGAACGGCATCGTGCACGTGAGCGCCAAGGACCTGGGCACCGGCAAGGTGCAGCAGGTGCGCGTGGTGGGCAACTCGGGTCTGACCGAGTCGGAGATCCAGTCGATGATCTCCGACGCCCAGGCCAACCAGTCCAACGACAAGCTGAAGAAGGAGCTGGCCGAGCTGCGCAACAACGCCGACTCGCTCATCTACACCACGGAGAAGAGCCTCGAGGAGTACGGCAACGTCCTCCAGGAGAAGGACCGCACGGAGATCAAGGCCGACGTGGACCACCTCAAGGAGACGCTCAAGGGGTCGGACGCGGAGGCGGTGCGCGAGGCCTACCAGAAGCTGGAGACGAGCGCCTACCGCATCGCGGACGCCCTCTACGCCGACCAGTCCAAGGCGAGCTCGTGA